One genomic region from Haloterrigena gelatinilytica encodes:
- a CDS encoding FxLYD domain-containing protein, with product MTRRESTSRRRLLAAVGAGVSAAAAGCTGGGDLGGEPSYEDGNGVEINASNATNRTATEMSAAAALANQQPSQSVTPLDPLSLTDHEFVVEDGYLGSTVQGTVENTGDDRIQVVEVRTRIYNDAGNVIGRYLATTGDLEGGDIWEFQVVVLEAPSDVADYDIAVLGTPS from the coding sequence ATGACCCGGCGGGAGTCGACGAGCCGACGCCGCCTCCTCGCGGCGGTCGGTGCGGGCGTCTCGGCCGCGGCCGCCGGCTGTACTGGCGGCGGGGACCTCGGCGGCGAACCCTCCTACGAGGACGGCAACGGCGTCGAGATCAACGCCAGCAACGCCACTAATCGGACGGCGACGGAGATGTCCGCGGCGGCGGCGCTCGCCAATCAGCAGCCCTCGCAGTCGGTAACGCCGCTGGACCCGCTCTCGCTGACCGATCACGAGTTCGTCGTCGAGGACGGCTATCTCGGCTCGACCGTCCAGGGCACCGTCGAGAACACGGGCGACGATCGGATCCAGGTCGTCGAAGTCCGAACTCGGATCTACAACGACGCCGGCAACGTGATCGGTCGGTATCTGGCCACGACGGGCGATCTCGAGGGCGGCGACATCTGGGAGTTTCAGGTGGTCGTCCTCGAGGCGCCGTCGGACGTCGCCGACTACGACATCGCGGTGTTGGGCACGCCGTCCTAG
- a CDS encoding cupin domain-containing protein, which yields MGYDTASKTDPESVIDEELGGMWFLKDELDSDHVGISVLELEPDGKGMEHDEADRGQEEIYYVVSGTAEVELTDRDETVTLEEDDAIRLDPEETRQIFNRSDERVKLVLVGAPL from the coding sequence ATGGGCTACGACACTGCCAGCAAGACCGATCCGGAGTCAGTCATCGACGAGGAGTTGGGCGGCATGTGGTTCCTCAAGGACGAACTCGACAGCGACCACGTCGGCATCTCCGTCCTCGAGCTCGAGCCCGACGGCAAGGGGATGGAACACGACGAGGCCGACCGCGGTCAGGAGGAGATCTACTACGTGGTCAGCGGCACCGCCGAGGTCGAACTGACCGACCGGGACGAGACGGTCACCCTCGAGGAGGACGACGCGATCCGCCTCGACCCCGAGGAGACCCGCCAGATCTTCAACCGCAGCGACGAGCGCGTGAAGCTGGTTCTGGTCGGCGCGCCGCTGTAA
- a CDS encoding ATP-binding protein produces the protein MILVICGPPGAGKTTIAGRLRRRLEARDDPVPVRIHHSDDFSRRTYEQLFERARDDPREAITIVDGTFYEREWQTQFRTLGFREEIRFVTVTASLETCLERNRTRAEPIEEQGVHVVYREFDAPEDALEIDTDEASVGDAVDRIVGALESWNWLTDRAE, from the coding sequence GTGATCCTCGTCATCTGCGGGCCGCCGGGAGCCGGCAAGACCACCATCGCCGGGCGCCTCCGCCGGCGCCTCGAGGCCCGCGACGACCCCGTCCCCGTCCGAATCCACCACTCCGACGACTTCTCGAGACGCACCTACGAGCAGCTGTTCGAGCGGGCCCGCGACGATCCCCGCGAGGCGATCACGATCGTCGACGGCACCTTCTACGAGCGCGAGTGGCAGACGCAGTTCCGGACGCTCGGCTTCCGCGAGGAGATCCGCTTCGTCACCGTTACCGCGAGCCTCGAGACCTGCCTCGAGCGCAATCGGACCCGTGCAGAGCCGATCGAGGAGCAGGGCGTCCACGTGGTCTACCGGGAGTTCGACGCGCCCGAGGACGCCCTCGAGATCGATACCGACGAGGCGAGCGTCGGTGACGCGGTCGATCGGATCGTCGGCGCGCTCGAGTCGTGGAACTGGCTGACCGACCGCGCCGAGTGA
- a CDS encoding helix-turn-helix domain-containing protein, whose translation MCPRLASLRESKPLRSIVGTVVVLAVFVGLSGMALREIAPVFVVFASTMVHEIADDIYDLPAGTNWLIYGTGLAAAGGCLAFLSSASLGAVMVLAGLWFVLDGAMTVRYGPARTRHEYVTDLEDDAGETMLRIQTMHVVSQALRDASGPRTVAALATEVDLTESRVESTLEYLAHKGRVERVGDRYRAIPPRWGRLTPVVRFLGWLPRRVGRPFRRLAASAS comes from the coding sequence ATGTGCCCCCGACTCGCGTCGCTCCGCGAGAGCAAGCCCCTCCGATCGATCGTCGGTACTGTCGTCGTACTCGCTGTATTCGTCGGACTCAGCGGAATGGCGCTCAGAGAGATCGCCCCGGTGTTCGTCGTCTTCGCGTCCACGATGGTCCACGAGATCGCGGACGACATCTACGACCTCCCAGCCGGGACGAACTGGCTCATCTACGGAACCGGACTCGCCGCCGCAGGCGGCTGTCTGGCGTTCCTCTCGAGCGCGTCGCTCGGAGCGGTCATGGTGCTCGCCGGCCTCTGGTTCGTCCTCGACGGCGCGATGACCGTTCGATACGGGCCGGCTCGAACGCGCCACGAGTACGTGACCGATCTCGAGGACGACGCCGGCGAGACGATGCTCCGCATTCAGACGATGCACGTGGTGTCTCAGGCGCTCCGAGACGCTTCCGGTCCCCGAACGGTCGCGGCGCTCGCTACCGAGGTCGATCTCACCGAATCGCGCGTCGAGAGCACGCTCGAGTACTTGGCCCACAAGGGCCGCGTCGAACGGGTCGGGGACCGATATCGCGCGATTCCGCCCCGATGGGGACGACTGACTCCCGTCGTCCGGTTTCTGGGTTGGCTCCCGCGGCGAGTCGGGCGCCCGTTTCGGCGGCTGGCCGCGAGCGCGTCGTGA